The following proteins are encoded in a genomic region of Terriglobales bacterium:
- a CDS encoding Ig-like domain-containing protein → MRLRIRPSDQLVGLNSQLPYAATLASFRGTGQQGGERAVTTDTTWSSSNPNVVAIDPHTGVAKASGSTPGVVTITALSGPFKASARLTVGSATLSSIAVAPNNPSVLLGSSVQFSAIGTYSDSSQHDLTDSVTWSSGKPAVATIGSLGLATTRTSGNAIVSATFGLVTGSSTLTVDNVSVTIAPTSTPVVINAAYPFAATVTGALNTAVTWQVNGVTGGNATIGTVSTSGVYVAPAAVPNPASVSVTAVSQADANQSASASVTVTLPTQVTGHPRIWITASDLPRLRAWAVASNPMYAQGLQKIAIRAKADMDSNQIVCTTTISETINFCETTAELFAFMSLVDPVSAEAADYAQRARTILMDRLVTPLLQGPHDPAFIADNRSRWTGEAYFTTVDWIYPSLTASDKGKLLQLYTIWASDLINANTTTDGHPDPLGNGPGFTYTYDLLKPYENSATLVTDRNVVRFSGNNYYTSELRLLTFLSLVLDPQDDPNNDVRKFISTATGTRGYVLDNLMTNDCKGGLFAEGFEYSPQTTAYLAQYFLALRTAGVDDPAKYGPQVVLSNNPFWPDLLASRFHTLSPSTLDDPATYNAMGFDSPVYLPSNYGDMQRYLFRDEVALSGPLALYAQSRGDSATLNLIRWAVAYLPPGGIDKVVSRGGDYSDFPGKLQSIFYFLLFDPSVDPKALPDPRLSMALNQYVPGIGHLYSRTGWDTGAAWFHFRSGWNAVDHQHRDALSFNFYRKGEWLTKGLSSYSLGLTNTYNSMTIQNAPVSRTDYRLQISNTGSQWSMVEDTPAARAAAQNFIKAYAFANGYTYALGDATYLYNSEHESLSDVSHASRSIVWIKPDFVITYDRAETANTNQSRFKQVWLQTVNQATVAGNRAIAVNNSGQQLIITSLLPASAAITTEQTDVAEAAQAEPIKFRVKIDAAGEPQTVRFLTLLQGADVGASPENPTYIQSTGGASFEGVAIHGIAVLFPHNMNDGISMSSLSYTVPAGVNIHMITGLAANTSYSVSMGSTITISPGPGTTSNAGGVLILGDSNGSFGGNSSGSSH, encoded by the coding sequence ATGCGGTTGCGGATTCGTCCTTCTGATCAACTCGTTGGGCTTAACAGTCAGTTGCCATACGCCGCGACGCTCGCGTCTTTTCGAGGTACGGGACAACAGGGTGGCGAACGGGCGGTTACCACGGATACCACATGGTCCTCCTCTAACCCAAATGTGGTTGCGATTGATCCACATACCGGCGTCGCAAAAGCCAGCGGCAGCACCCCAGGAGTAGTCACCATCACAGCTTTGAGCGGTCCTTTCAAAGCTTCTGCCCGGTTGACGGTAGGTTCGGCGACTCTAAGCTCAATCGCGGTAGCACCTAACAATCCCTCCGTTCTGCTGGGTAGTTCGGTTCAGTTCAGTGCGATTGGAACTTACAGTGACAGCAGTCAACATGACCTTACTGATTCTGTAACATGGAGCTCCGGGAAACCCGCGGTTGCCACGATCGGCAGCCTGGGACTGGCGACCACTAGGACCTCTGGCAATGCTATTGTTAGCGCCACTTTTGGCTTGGTCACGGGGAGCAGCACGCTCACGGTTGACAACGTCAGTGTCACCATAGCGCCGACCAGTACGCCGGTTGTCATCAATGCAGCTTATCCGTTCGCCGCAACCGTCACGGGGGCCCTGAACACGGCGGTGACCTGGCAGGTGAATGGAGTGACCGGCGGGAACGCGACCATTGGTACCGTCTCCACGTCGGGCGTGTATGTAGCGCCGGCGGCTGTGCCCAATCCTGCCAGCGTAAGCGTGACGGCGGTGTCGCAGGCGGATGCGAACCAATCGGCCTCGGCCAGTGTCACGGTGACGCTTCCCACACAGGTAACCGGGCATCCACGTATTTGGATCACTGCCAGCGATTTGCCGCGTCTGCGAGCATGGGCCGTCGCCAGCAATCCGATGTACGCCCAAGGGCTGCAAAAGATCGCTATTCGAGCAAAAGCGGATATGGACAGCAACCAGATCGTTTGCACGACTACCATCTCTGAGACCATCAACTTTTGCGAGACTACGGCAGAGCTTTTCGCGTTCATGTCGCTGGTAGACCCGGTATCTGCGGAAGCGGCTGACTATGCGCAAAGGGCCAGAACAATTTTGATGGATAGGTTAGTTACACCTCTTTTGCAGGGCCCGCATGATCCCGCTTTCATCGCTGACAACAGGAGCCGCTGGACCGGTGAGGCATACTTCACCACGGTAGACTGGATTTATCCTTCTTTGACGGCAAGCGATAAGGGCAAGCTTCTGCAGCTCTACACAATTTGGGCCAGCGACCTTATCAATGCCAATACCACGACCGATGGCCATCCTGACCCGTTGGGCAATGGGCCTGGTTTTACCTACACCTATGATCTGTTGAAGCCTTACGAAAACTCTGCAACTCTGGTGACGGATCGCAATGTTGTACGCTTTTCAGGAAATAACTACTACACATCGGAGCTGAGGCTTCTGACTTTTCTTTCGCTTGTGCTCGATCCGCAGGATGATCCTAACAACGACGTCCGAAAATTTATTTCCACCGCGACCGGTACGCGCGGGTATGTCCTCGATAATCTGATGACCAACGACTGTAAAGGCGGGTTGTTTGCCGAGGGTTTTGAATATTCACCGCAAACGACTGCCTATCTTGCCCAGTACTTTCTGGCCTTGCGGACCGCGGGCGTGGATGATCCGGCGAAATACGGACCGCAGGTGGTGCTGAGCAATAATCCTTTTTGGCCGGATCTGCTTGCCAGCCGGTTCCATACGCTTAGTCCATCAACCTTGGATGACCCGGCGACTTACAATGCCATGGGATTCGATTCCCCGGTCTATCTGCCTTCTAACTACGGCGATATGCAGCGCTACCTCTTCCGCGATGAGGTTGCATTGTCAGGTCCTCTTGCGCTTTACGCTCAGTCCCGAGGTGACAGCGCGACCCTTAATTTGATCCGCTGGGCCGTTGCTTATCTGCCGCCCGGTGGAATCGATAAAGTAGTCAGTCGAGGTGGAGACTATAGCGATTTTCCCGGCAAGCTTCAGTCCATCTTTTATTTTCTGCTTTTTGACCCAAGCGTTGATCCCAAGGCACTGCCCGATCCTCGTTTGTCCATGGCCTTGAACCAATACGTTCCAGGGATTGGCCATCTCTACTCGCGAACCGGTTGGGATACAGGCGCTGCCTGGTTTCATTTCCGCTCTGGTTGGAACGCCGTAGACCATCAGCACAGAGATGCTCTCAGTTTTAATTTTTACCGAAAAGGGGAGTGGCTCACCAAAGGCCTTTCCAGTTACAGTCTGGGATTAACCAACACCTATAATTCCATGACCATACAAAACGCTCCCGTATCGCGCACCGACTATCGGCTGCAGATTTCTAACACCGGTTCTCAATGGAGCATGGTGGAAGACACTCCGGCGGCCAGGGCGGCAGCGCAGAATTTTATCAAGGCTTACGCCTTCGCGAATGGATATACCTATGCACTGGGCGACGCTACTTATCTCTACAATTCCGAGCATGAGAGTTTGAGCGACGTCAGCCACGCCAGCCGGTCCATCGTCTGGATCAAACCTGACTTTGTCATCACCTATGACCGGGCGGAAACGGCGAATACAAATCAGAGCCGTTTCAAACAAGTCTGGTTGCAAACGGTGAACCAGGCGACCGTCGCCGGGAACCGCGCCATCGCAGTCAATAACAGCGGCCAGCAGCTCATCATCACTTCTCTTCTGCCGGCGAGTGCTGCGATCACCACGGAACAAACTGATGTAGCCGAGGCAGCGCAAGCTGAACCGATTAAGTTCCGGGTAAAAATCGATGCAGCAGGCGAACCTCAGACTGTGCGGTTCTTAACGCTATTGCAAGGTGCGGATGTTGGAGCTTCACCTGAGAATCCTACCTATATTCAAAGTACTGGCGGAGCTTCCTTTGAAGGAGTTGCTATCCATGGAATAGCGGTCCTTTTTCCCCATAACATGAATGATGGAATTTCTATGTCGAGCCTTAGCTATACCGTTCCTGCCGGTGTCAACATTCACATGATAACCGGGCTGGCTGCCAATACGTCCTATAGTGTTTCCATGGGATCCACGATCACGATTAGTCCAGGACCGGGAACAACTTCCAATGCGGGCGGGGTGCTTATCCTGGGAGATTCCAATGGCTCGTTCGGGGGAAACAGTTCTGGAAGCTCACATTAG
- a CDS encoding PilZ domain-containing protein, with protein sequence MPKYGQNPFLFAPGRCIVAATFQSPLTERTKDCAVANYAPSRRHERRAWHSEIRVVEGGNVLAGHAKDICEAGLGVVLSRPVGKGQTVKVELPKIYKSATMVLNAVVRYQKDQSHGLEFVSITDAQQHIIRQLLKDKKSQA encoded by the coding sequence ATGCCAAAATACGGGCAAAACCCCTTTCTTTTCGCCCCCGGTCGTTGTATAGTCGCAGCCACTTTTCAAAGCCCTCTAACTGAACGTACAAAGGATTGCGCCGTAGCTAACTACGCCCCATCCCGAAGGCATGAGCGCCGTGCCTGGCATTCTGAAATCCGCGTGGTCGAAGGCGGAAATGTTCTGGCCGGTCACGCCAAAGACATCTGCGAGGCAGGTTTGGGGGTCGTGTTGTCTCGTCCGGTGGGCAAAGGCCAAACCGTGAAGGTTGAGCTGCCCAAGATCTACAAGAGCGCTACCATGGTGCTGAATGCAGTCGTGCGCTATCAAAAAGACCAATCCCACGGGCTGGAGTTTGTTTCCATTACCGATGCTCAACAGCACATCATTCGCCAGCTTCTCAAAGATAAAAAGTCACAGGCGTAA
- a CDS encoding DUF2071 domain-containing protein, translating to MSFKAQKILESIAHRPWPLPARPWLMRQTWRNLLFAHWPLEPSIVRPLIPEMLQLDLRDGQAWIAVTPFRITGLRLRGAPPILGTSNFLELNVRTYVRYQEKPGVFFFSLDAASLLAVMGARASYHLPYYHAKMIQKEIAAGFEYSSRRRGRKKAELVAHYVPVADVQQPRPRSLEQWLVERYCLYAPHQGRLYRADIHHVPWPLQEARAEFEVNTMAEAAGIELPKLNPVCHFAREIDVLVWAPERLL from the coding sequence ATGTCATTCAAGGCACAGAAGATTTTGGAGTCTATAGCGCATCGGCCCTGGCCGTTGCCGGCGCGTCCGTGGCTGATGCGGCAAACATGGAGGAACCTACTGTTTGCGCACTGGCCACTTGAACCCAGCATCGTGCGTCCGCTTATCCCAGAGATGCTGCAACTTGATCTTCGTGATGGCCAGGCGTGGATTGCGGTGACTCCATTTCGCATTACCGGGCTGCGCTTGCGTGGGGCGCCTCCCATTCTGGGAACGTCTAACTTTCTTGAGCTGAATGTCAGGACATATGTACGCTATCAGGAGAAGCCCGGAGTTTTCTTTTTCAGCCTGGATGCGGCCAGCCTGTTGGCGGTCATGGGCGCGAGAGCCAGTTATCATTTGCCGTATTACCACGCCAAGATGATCCAGAAGGAGATCGCTGCAGGCTTTGAGTATTCGTCGCGCCGACGCGGACGAAAGAAGGCGGAGCTGGTGGCCCACTACGTTCCTGTAGCTGACGTACAACAACCGCGGCCGCGATCACTGGAGCAATGGCTGGTCGAGCGCTATTGCCTGTACGCGCCCCACCAGGGCAGGCTGTACCGTGCGGATATCCATCATGTGCCCTGGCCTTTGCAGGAAGCACGAGCCGAGTTTGAAGTGAACACCATGGCCGAGGCGGCGGGAATCGAGCTGCCCAAGCTCAATCCCGTGTGCCATTTTGCGAGAGAAATAGATGTACTCGTGTGGGCCCCGGAGCGGCTGCTTTAG
- a CDS encoding DUF4337 domain-containing protein: MEPQEIQEQAEHAHHSGQKGIGLTTSIVAVLLAVATLLGHRSHTEEVILRTEANDQWAYYQAKKIRAHVYEADAQLAKLSSADAAKDVAADMAKKSAKYDKDAEEIQNEANKIDGEEKLVTRRANYFDLSELFLEISIIFCSIALLTEMKVFWKVSFITTIAGIGAIVVGFLLR; the protein is encoded by the coding sequence ATGGAACCGCAGGAAATTCAGGAACAAGCCGAGCACGCGCATCATTCCGGTCAAAAAGGCATAGGACTTACCACCTCCATCGTGGCCGTCCTGCTGGCGGTTGCAACTTTGCTGGGCCATCGCAGTCACACCGAAGAGGTGATTCTGCGCACCGAGGCCAATGATCAGTGGGCTTATTACCAGGCCAAGAAAATCCGCGCGCATGTCTATGAGGCGGACGCGCAGTTGGCCAAGCTCTCCTCCGCGGACGCTGCCAAAGACGTTGCCGCCGACATGGCCAAGAAGAGCGCCAAATACGACAAAGATGCGGAAGAGATCCAGAACGAAGCCAACAAGATTGACGGCGAAGAGAAACTCGTGACCCGGCGCGCCAATTACTTCGATCTCTCGGAATTGTTTCTGGAGATTTCCATCATCTTCTGCTCCATTGCATTGCTGACGGAGATGAAGGTCTTCTGGAAGGTTTCTTTCATCACCACGATTGCCGGCATCGGCGCGATCGTCGTCGGATTTCTACTGCGCTAA
- a CDS encoding response regulator, with protein sequence MADTSKGKIKPKVLVVDDEQMIADTLAIILNQSGYDAVAVYTGAAALESARANKPDLVISDVIMPDMNGIEAVIKIREFLPGCKVLLFSGQAATADLLEMARNQGHEFEILAKPVHPQDLLAKLRE encoded by the coding sequence ATGGCTGATACCAGCAAGGGGAAAATCAAACCCAAAGTCCTGGTCGTTGATGATGAGCAGATGATTGCCGATACTCTGGCGATCATCCTGAATCAATCTGGCTATGATGCGGTGGCCGTTTATACCGGCGCGGCGGCACTGGAGAGCGCCCGCGCCAACAAACCGGACCTTGTCATCAGCGACGTCATTATGCCCGACATGAACGGCATTGAAGCCGTAATCAAGATTCGGGAATTTCTGCCGGGCTGCAAAGTACTTCTTTTCTCAGGGCAGGCGGCCACGGCTGATCTGCTGGAGATGGCCCGCAACCAGGGGCACGAGTTTGAAATCCTGGCTAAACCGGTACATCCACAAGATTTGTTGGCGAAGCTGCGGGAGTAG
- a CDS encoding Ig-like domain-containing protein codes for MTSAIAIPAGSSQSGAGTFIFVPAAGSVAVGKTLQFTAYRAFTPSAGKNAVAITSHVRWSSSDANVATITNTGLITAVGLGTVIITAISGPFHATTQLTVTSAAITLNSVAVTPASPSIAKGRIQQFIATGTYSDSSTANITNSVIWSSSSAAVAPINNIGVARGSAVGGPVTITAQDPSTGVSGTAQFTVTPAVLASIVVSPNSMAIVQGESRQFTATGIYTDNTTADFTSSVNWTSSNTTVATIGLNTGVATGLSLGGPVTITATDPVSSVSGAAQLSVQYAVLTYHNDIARTGQNINETLLTPANVNKARFGRQFSQAVDGYIYAQPLYMPGRNIPGKGVHNVVYVATEHDSIYAFDADDNAGGNVSPLWKTSLIPPGGSAVNSGGDTGCGDLVPEIGITSTPVIDPVTGTMYVISKTKEGGKFFQRLHALDVSTGAEKFGGPMVIQASVSGTGDGSSGGVLTFNPLREFNRTSLLLQNGLVYIGWASHCDSGPYHGWVMAYNPATLAQVAVFNTSPNAGLAGIWMGGGGLGGDGTNVFFATGNGNFDVNSGGKDYGDSIMNLGAPASGTFPVASYFTPFNQGSLNNGDVDVGSGGVLLLPTVTGAHPHLLVQVGKEGKIYLVDRDSMGGYCSTCSSSDTQIVQELPSAVGGTWGMPAFWNNNVYFGGSGDRVKAYAFNVAGSGLLSSSPTSRSTVGVGFPGPTPSVSANGNINGILWVIQADAYGGPGSAVLHAFDATNLATELYNSNANSNDHPGGAVKFTVPTIVNGKVYVGTSSQLSVFGLH; via the coding sequence ATGACCAGCGCAATCGCAATCCCCGCGGGAAGTTCACAATCGGGCGCGGGAACATTTATCTTTGTACCGGCGGCGGGTTCGGTGGCAGTGGGGAAGACACTGCAGTTCACCGCGTACAGGGCATTTACTCCCAGCGCCGGGAAGAATGCGGTGGCGATTACCAGCCATGTGCGATGGTCTTCTTCGGATGCCAACGTCGCAACCATTACCAACACCGGACTTATCACGGCAGTCGGTTTGGGAACGGTGATCATTACCGCGATTTCAGGGCCATTTCACGCCACGACTCAGTTGACGGTGACGTCAGCGGCAATTACGTTGAATTCTGTGGCGGTCACACCGGCAAGTCCGTCCATTGCCAAAGGACGCATCCAGCAGTTCATCGCGACCGGGACTTACAGTGACAGCAGCACGGCCAACATTACGAATTCCGTGATCTGGAGCTCTTCCAGCGCCGCTGTCGCGCCGATCAACAACATCGGGGTTGCACGCGGGAGCGCGGTTGGAGGGCCGGTCACCATCACTGCGCAAGATCCATCCACTGGGGTCAGCGGCACCGCTCAGTTCACGGTGACGCCTGCCGTGCTGGCCTCGATTGTCGTCTCGCCTAATAGCATGGCGATTGTGCAGGGAGAAAGCCGGCAATTCACTGCCACTGGGATTTACACCGACAACACCACAGCGGACTTTACCAGCTCGGTAAACTGGACTTCCTCCAACACCACGGTTGCGACGATCGGGTTGAACACAGGCGTGGCGACAGGACTGAGCCTGGGCGGTCCGGTGACGATTACCGCGACCGATCCAGTCAGTTCGGTATCGGGCGCGGCGCAGCTCAGCGTGCAATACGCCGTTCTCACCTACCACAATGACATCGCGCGGACCGGCCAGAACATCAACGAAACTCTGCTTACGCCGGCCAATGTCAACAAGGCCCGCTTTGGCAGGCAATTTTCGCAGGCTGTTGATGGATACATTTACGCCCAGCCTCTCTACATGCCGGGCAGAAATATTCCCGGCAAAGGGGTGCACAACGTGGTCTATGTTGCCACCGAGCACGATAGCATCTATGCCTTTGACGCCGATGATAACGCTGGGGGCAATGTCAGTCCCCTGTGGAAGACGAGCCTGATTCCGCCGGGCGGCAGCGCGGTAAATAGTGGGGGCGACACCGGCTGCGGGGACCTGGTGCCAGAGATTGGAATCACGAGCACGCCGGTGATCGATCCCGTAACGGGAACGATGTATGTGATCTCGAAAACCAAGGAGGGCGGCAAGTTCTTCCAGCGCCTGCACGCGCTCGATGTTTCAACTGGGGCAGAAAAGTTTGGCGGGCCGATGGTGATCCAGGCGTCGGTGAGCGGAACCGGCGACGGTTCCTCGGGTGGCGTTCTCACTTTTAATCCATTGCGAGAGTTCAACCGCACCAGCTTGCTGCTGCAGAATGGATTGGTCTATATCGGCTGGGCATCGCATTGCGATAGCGGACCCTACCATGGCTGGGTAATGGCCTATAATCCCGCAACCCTGGCCCAGGTTGCGGTTTTCAATACCTCTCCTAATGCGGGACTGGCTGGAATCTGGATGGGCGGCGGAGGCTTGGGTGGCGATGGCACCAACGTGTTCTTTGCCACAGGCAACGGCAATTTCGATGTCAACAGCGGCGGCAAAGATTACGGAGACAGCATCATGAACCTGGGAGCGCCAGCCAGCGGAACATTCCCGGTGGCAAGCTATTTCACTCCCTTCAACCAAGGCAGCTTGAATAATGGTGATGTAGATGTAGGTTCCGGCGGGGTCCTGTTGCTGCCTACGGTGACCGGAGCGCATCCGCATCTGCTGGTGCAAGTCGGCAAGGAAGGCAAGATCTATCTTGTTGACCGCGACAGCATGGGCGGGTATTGCTCAACGTGCAGCAGCAGCGATACGCAGATCGTGCAGGAACTTCCCAGCGCCGTGGGCGGCACATGGGGCATGCCGGCCTTCTGGAACAACAATGTCTATTTCGGAGGATCGGGTGACCGGGTCAAAGCCTACGCGTTCAATGTTGCGGGAAGCGGCCTTCTTTCCTCCAGCCCAACTTCGCGCAGCACAGTCGGAGTCGGATTCCCTGGTCCTACGCCTTCGGTTTCAGCCAACGGCAATATCAACGGAATTCTTTGGGTCATTCAAGCGGATGCCTACGGCGGACCCGGATCCGCAGTGCTCCACGCCTTCGATGCGACCAACCTGGCTACGGAGCTGTATAACTCCAACGCTAACAGCAATGACCATCCCGGCGGCGCGGTGAAGTTTACCGTGCCCACCATCGTGAACGGAAAAGTCTACGTGGGGACCTCATCGCAGTTATCGGTGTTTGGATTGCATTAA
- the recR gene encoding recombination mediator RecR, whose product MSKFAEPMARLIEELKKLPGVGSKSAQRLAFHILRSSEDDAGALATAIHDVKDKLRLCSLCNNITDIDPCVYCSNPTRNQRLVCVVEEPTNIAAIEKTRHFNGVYHVLHGSLSPLHGIGPEHLRIQNLLKRLERGEVDEVILATNPTVEGEATAVYLTQQIKRERLPAKVTRIAMGIPVGSDIEYTDEVTMLKAMEGRREM is encoded by the coding sequence ATGTCCAAGTTTGCCGAGCCCATGGCTCGACTGATTGAAGAACTGAAGAAGCTTCCCGGCGTCGGTAGCAAGAGCGCACAACGCCTTGCCTTTCATATCCTGCGCTCGAGCGAGGATGATGCCGGAGCGCTGGCCACCGCCATACACGACGTAAAAGACAAATTACGCCTGTGCTCGCTGTGCAATAACATTACCGATATTGATCCGTGCGTCTATTGCAGCAATCCGACCCGCAACCAGCGCCTGGTGTGCGTGGTGGAAGAACCCACCAACATTGCCGCCATCGAGAAGACGCGCCACTTTAACGGCGTCTATCACGTCCTGCACGGCTCCCTTTCGCCGCTGCATGGAATCGGCCCCGAGCATCTGCGCATTCAGAATTTGCTGAAGCGCCTGGAGCGCGGCGAGGTAGATGAGGTCATTCTCGCCACCAATCCCACCGTGGAAGGCGAGGCCACCGCGGTTTACCTCACCCAGCAGATCAAGCGCGAGCGTCTGCCGGCCAAAGTCACGCGTATCGCTATGGGCATTCCGGTAGGCAGCGACATTGAATACACCGATGAAGTCACCATGTTGAAAGCCATGGAAGGCAGAAGGGAGATGTGA
- a CDS encoding YbaB/EbfC family nucleoid-associated protein has protein sequence MGGFNPKQLQEMLAQAKQQAESLQEKMRETVVDGSAGGGTVTVKMNGQKQVLRVTIDPEMVKSGDLEMLQDLITAAMNDAGRKVDEAMQSKLGGMLGGMGLSGLF, from the coding sequence ATGGGCGGCTTCAATCCCAAACAATTGCAGGAAATGCTGGCGCAGGCCAAGCAACAGGCCGAATCACTGCAGGAAAAGATGCGCGAGACCGTGGTGGATGGCTCCGCCGGCGGCGGCACCGTCACCGTCAAGATGAACGGTCAAAAACAGGTCCTGCGTGTGACCATTGACCCGGAGATGGTGAAGTCGGGCGACCTGGAGATGCTGCAAGACCTCATCACCGCCGCCATGAACGACGCCGGAAGAAAAGTAGATGAAGCCATGCAGTCCAAGTTAGGTGGAATGTTGGGCGGTATGGGATTAAGCGGGCTGTTCTGA
- the dnaX gene encoding DNA polymerase III subunit gamma/tau has product MAYQVLARKYRPQSFADVIGQEHVTRTLKNAIEQQRIAHGYIFSGHRGIGKTTVARILAMCLNCRGGKEDRPQAEPCGKCDSCTEIRASSSVDVIEIDAATNRGIDEIRELRDSARYRPARDRYKIYILDEAHQITDAAFNALLKTLEEPPSHIVFMMATTQPEDIPQTIRSRCQHFSFHAVRFDEIVNQLTAIAQQEKIKADRDAIALLAEAGDGSMRDALSIMDQAIACCGETLTGEVVQQLVGTVPGEVLEKMMEAVAANSSQDVLRLVDKLVTEGQSPTHFTRQLVRFLRNAMVAKVAGGDSALLQISSDERARVARTAELFSEEDLTRFLQIMLRTHGDVSYKSEQRFHLELGLLKLVHAQRLLPLEELLSGATVENRTQSVPSAPASQRAATPPCPSPFSHESGGTSRSERPSPFERDRARQDNVRKTGPEMSSSTPVIVAGSSALAVAVAEALPEEPSAAELQPSPAPVLEREQEREPQAQPAEDLVNRIRSAVLEALEKGGQHTLLSNLETGQWSIAGNELVVQVAVPATFLDMAMTNDANRLVTAAINSAAKRMLKLRLESTARANGAVGAASGNAPPPARSTGSSGSARSRAADDPVVRHVQEKFAAEIRTVIDHREKRS; this is encoded by the coding sequence ATGGCCTACCAGGTTTTAGCGCGTAAGTATCGTCCGCAATCGTTTGCCGATGTCATTGGGCAGGAGCACGTCACACGCACTCTAAAGAACGCTATCGAGCAGCAGCGCATCGCCCACGGATACATCTTCAGCGGCCATCGTGGCATTGGCAAGACCACCGTAGCTCGCATCCTGGCCATGTGCCTGAATTGTCGCGGCGGAAAAGAAGACCGGCCGCAGGCTGAGCCTTGCGGCAAGTGCGACTCCTGTACGGAGATCCGCGCCAGCAGCTCGGTTGATGTAATTGAGATCGACGCCGCAACGAATCGCGGTATCGACGAAATCCGTGAACTTCGCGACTCGGCGCGTTATCGTCCCGCCCGCGACCGCTACAAGATTTACATCCTCGATGAGGCCCACCAGATTACCGATGCCGCCTTCAATGCCCTGCTGAAGACCCTGGAAGAGCCGCCTTCACACATCGTCTTCATGATGGCCACCACCCAGCCCGAGGATATTCCCCAGACCATCCGCTCGCGCTGCCAGCATTTCAGCTTTCATGCCGTGCGCTTTGATGAAATCGTGAACCAGCTCACAGCCATCGCCCAACAGGAAAAGATCAAGGCTGACCGCGACGCCATTGCTCTGCTGGCCGAGGCTGGTGACGGTTCTATGCGCGATGCCCTCTCCATCATGGACCAGGCCATTGCCTGTTGCGGCGAAACACTGACCGGTGAGGTTGTGCAGCAATTGGTGGGCACGGTTCCCGGTGAGGTTCTGGAAAAGATGATGGAGGCGGTTGCCGCTAATTCCAGCCAGGATGTCTTGCGCCTGGTGGATAAGCTCGTGACCGAAGGCCAGAGCCCTACGCACTTTACCAGGCAACTGGTCCGCTTCCTGCGCAATGCGATGGTGGCCAAGGTTGCGGGCGGCGATTCTGCGCTGCTGCAAATTTCTTCCGATGAGCGCGCACGTGTGGCCCGCACCGCCGAGCTGTTCAGCGAAGAAGACCTCACCCGCTTTCTGCAAATCATGCTGCGCACCCATGGGGACGTAAGCTACAAGTCCGAGCAACGCTTTCACCTGGAACTCGGATTGTTGAAGCTGGTCCATGCGCAACGGCTGTTGCCCCTGGAAGAGCTGCTGAGCGGAGCGACCGTAGAAAATCGCACTCAGTCTGTGCCATCCGCTCCCGCTTCGCAAAGAGCAGCCACGCCGCCATGCCCTTCGCCTTTCAGTCACGAAAGTGGTGGGACATCACGGAGTGAGCGCCCCTCGCCTTTCGAACGGGACCGCGCACGCCAAGACAATGTAAGAAAGACTGGACCCGAAATGTCATCCAGCACACCAGTGATAGTTGCCGGGTCGAGCGCGCTTGCCGTTGCTGTTGCGGAAGCATTGCCGGAGGAACCCTCTGCCGCCGAGCTACAACCTTCACCCGCTCCTGTGTTGGAACGGGAACAGGAACGGGAGCCGCAAGCGCAACCGGCAGAAGATCTGGTCAACCGCATCCGCAGCGCTGTGCTCGAAGCCCTGGAAAAGGGCGGTCAGCATACGCTGCTCTCAAATCTTGAAACTGGCCAGTGGAGCATTGCCGGCAATGAACTCGTGGTTCAGGTTGCGGTCCCAGCGACTTTTCTGGATATGGCCATGACCAACGATGCCAACCGCCTCGTGACCGCTGCCATCAACTCCGCTGCCAAGAGAATGCTGAAGCTGCGCCTGGAGAGCACGGCACGCGCCAATGGAGCAGTCGGAGCAGCAAGCGGGAACGCTCCGCCGCCGGCAAGAAGCACCGGGTCGTCAGGCTCGGCCCGCAGTCGCGCCGCAGATGATCCTGTGGTGCGGCACGTACAGGAAAAGTTCGCAGCCGAAATTCGCACGGTGATAGACCATCGCGAGAAAAGAAGCTAA